The Nitrospirota bacterium genome segment ACGGAAGTAATGGCGGGGGAAGCGGTCAAACCGCCGGGTGCTGAAGGAGCTGTCGCGTCCGCTGTGGTGGTAAAGGGGCCCGCCGTCGGAGAGACCGGAGAAAGATTTTCAGCCAGATCAGCCGCTCTCACATAATAATAGTAATTTCGATTGCCCAGAAGACCCATATGGGAAAAACTGGTCAGATTGCCTCCTACCACACCGACAAGGGAGAATGGGCCGTTCAACGGAGTACTGCTGTAAATGTAATATTGATAGATCATACCGGAATTGTCTGTGGCGGGCGTCCAGGAGACATTGATCTGTCCCGGACCTGCTACAGCCGCGGTGACCGTCGCAGGGGCTGTGGGCGCCGTAATATCATTGACCGCGTAGGCCGTATTGGACCTTCCCGATAGATTTCCTCCATAGTCGTAGGCGATCACGTAATAGTAATATTTCTGAACTGACGGCAGCCCCGTATCAAGATAGAGAGACGAAGTTACCGCCGAAATTTGGGTGAAGTTGACATTGTCGATCGAACGCCAGACCTGGTATCCCGTCACACCGGTATCGTCCGAAGAGGGAAACCATAAAAGATCAATTTCATTTCCGGAAATAGTCGTCGCACGAAGTGCTGTAGGAGTCGAGGGTGCTATCGTATCCTGTAAGGTTACCGAACTGGCCACGTTGGAAGAGAGCGAACTGTTCCCGGCCGCATCATAGGTCTGTACATAATAGTAGTTGATCGAAGAGGGCCGCAAACCGGTGCTTGAATAAGTCGTTCCGGATACATTGGCGATTTGAATATAGGTCGTTCCGTTGACTGACCTCCAGACCTTGTACCCGGCCACCGCGATGTCGTCGCTTCCCGGAGACCAACTCAGGTTAATCTGCGAGGGGGAAACGGCCGTTGCAATGAGATTGGTCGGAGAGGTCGGAGGGACGGTATCGGCCAAAGTCGATACAAAAAGTGGAGCGGTGAGGGCAGACTTGTTCCCCGCCAGGTCAAACGCCGCAAACTGATAATTAAATTTCGTATTAGTCGGCAAATTACTATCCGTAAACTTGGTTCCGCCCACGGTTGCGATCTTCGCTCCGTTTCGGTAAATTTCGTACCCGGCCACGGCAACGTTATCGGTCGATGCCGTCCAGGTAAAACCGATCTGACTGTCTGAAACAAGAGCCACCACAATTCCAGATGGAACGGAAGGGGGAACGACATCATACTGATTGTTGCCAAAAATGAGATAGGCCTGTCCGGCAAATTTATTCACGAAAGGATAGGCCTTCAATGCGGGACTGGCAGAATAGGCCCCGATCAGGATATCAGGAAGCAGGTCCCCGTTGACATCGCCTGTTGCATCGAAAGAGCTCCCCGCATAGTCACCTGCGTAGGCACCATTGATAATCGTGTCAAATCCTGTGGAAAGGTTAATCACGGAGGGAAAAACAGATTTGCCAAGAATGACGTAGATCGACCCCGAATTCGATCGCCCCCCGGGGCTGGCGTTGGGCGCTCCAATCAAAAGGTCCGTGTATCCATCACCGTTCAGATCACTGCTGCTGCTTAAGACTCTGCCCGACTGGTCGTTAGTCCCAACCCCGTTAATGGTCACATTGGCGCTGTTGAGTTCAATTACCGGACTCGTGAACGCGGCCTGTCCCAAAACGATGTAGGTGGATCCCGCTCCGGGTTTTCCGTTTGGACTCGCCAGTCTGGCCCCGATGATGACATCGGCTTTCCCGTCTTTATTTAAATCTCCCAGAGAAACGGCTGACCCTGCCTGATCTCCCGTGCTCACCCCGTTGAAAGTCAAATCGGCGTTTTGAAAACTCAGAGGTGTCTCCGCAGTCGGCCAGGTTTTTCGACCAAAAAAAAGAAAGGCCCCGCCGGCCTGGTACCGTTGTGTCCCCGCCTTGTTAAACGGCGAGTACCCCTGAACACCGACAATCAGATCATTGATTCCGTCCCCATTGACATCCCCTGAAATGGAGAGAGCACTCGACAGTCCACTGGTCTGAAATCCTCCAATAATGACATCCGCACCACCGGTCGTCGTACTGAGATCAATGACCCCGGGAAAGGTATACTTGCCATAAATGATATAGACCTCACCGCTCTGATTCACTCCGGTCGCACTAATTTTTGGCGCGCTGATTACCAGATCGGCAATAAAGTCTCCGTTGATATCGCCTGCGGTCGTGACGGCATCACCGATATTATCAAACGAGTTGGCCCCGCTGATTGTGACACTTACGGTCTGTTGTGCCAGATCGATAATGCCGCTCGGATAATCTTTGTAAAAATTTCCCCGGCCATTGATGATATAGACCTGGCCTGCTTGAATTCTTGTCGTAGTTTTTAATATGGGACTCGCATTCGGGGCACCGATGACGATCTCCGAAAAACCGTCTCCGTTCAGATCTCCGGCGATGGAAACGGAATGACCGATCATATCTCCTGGATTCGCGCCATAAATAATCAGATCCGCCTGGTCCAGCGTCGTGGGCGAGGGCCATCCGGGCGGCCTCCCGAAAAAGAGATAACAAGCGCCGGCATTCAGTCGGTTATTGGGCCCGGGGGCCTGGTCGGCGCAAATGATGAAATCCTTGATTCCATCCCCATTGACATCGCCTCCATTGGCGACAGCACCTCCGGCATAATCCGAAGAGTGGACTCCGTTGAAGGCGGTCACGGGACTGGAAAGAAGTTCAATATCCGGTTGTCCGTAAAAAGGAATCGTAAAGGTATTGTATGTTTGATCCAGTCCCGTCGTGATGCCTCCGTTATTTGAGGCCACGATTCTAAAATGATAAATGGAATAGGATGAGAGTCCGATCAGATTGAACGAAATGAAATTTTCGAAATTTCCTGAAATCGAAACGCTTGCCGTGGTGGAACCATAACTGCTTGTTGTGCCATATTCAAACCAGGCGCTTCCGGTCACGCCATTCGGATTCGCCGTTCCATTCAGTGTGACCGAGCTGGTCGTCTTGTTCGAAGGGATTCCCGTCGCCACAATGGGTGGCGTGGCAAGAGTCGAAAAGGCGTAGTCGCCCCCATAGGAGGTACCCAGGCTGTTTCTGGCAGTCATTCTGACATGGTAGGTGGTTCCGAGAGTCAACGCCGAGATCGGAGTCGATAACGAGGTTATTGAATAGCTGGACGTAAGCACAAACGGTGCAGTCGAAATACCGTAAGCAATCGTGGTTCCATAGTCAAACCAGGCGGTTCCGGATTGTCCATTGGGATTCACGGTTCCATTTAAGGTTGCACTGTTTTGGGTAATGGAAGTTACCGGAGAAGTCATGGCCGAAGGGAGCGCGGCAATATAAAGTGAAATGGATGCGGTATGGGTTTCCCCTCCCCCGCTCCCGGTAACCAGAATGGAATAGACTCCCTGAAGTGTTGACAGTGCGCTTGAAATCATCAAAGTCGCAGAGGCACCTGTTGAGAGCGGAGTGACCGGGTTCGTATTAAATCCTGCCGACACCCCTGCCGGAAGATTCGAAACGCTTAACGTCACCGGCGAAGAAAAGCCGTTGACACTAAAAAGGGTGAGTGACAGCGTTCCGGAAGATCCCTGTGCCACCGTGGCCGAGGAGGCCGTGGTCAGCGAAAAATCCTGGACGCTTAAACTGATCGTATTGCTCCCTAAATTTCCGGAGTAAACCTGAACGGCACCGGAATTGCTATTCGGGGGGAGAGAAAATGAGATGAGGTTGTTCATCCAGCTGCTGAAATAGGCATCCGAAACTTTTAAACCATTGATCATGACGTAATCGGTCGAGGTTGATCGCGATCCGGCTGCAAGGTCCCCAAAATAATTCCCGGTCAGGGTCATCGGTACACCGACGGTCAAGTTGACACTGGGGGTGACCGAAGAGAGAACAGGAGGAGGACCTTCTGATTTTTGGCTCCAGATATCACTCCCGGACGGAGGATTTCTAAAGTCGGTCCATAAGGCAAAAAAATTTGTTCCGTCATTTCCGGAAACCGGGCTCTGTTTCTGAAAGGTCGTATTGGAGTTCACGACCATGCCCGCTGATTCCACGACGCTTCCCGTTCTTAAAATTCGCGCCCCATAAATATCGGCGATCGATGTGCTGTTTCGATAATCCTGCCAGGAGGCAAAATAAAGACCGGCTCCCGTGGAATAGGTGACCTTGGGCAAAAGCTGATCATTGATCGCGGTGGAAATCGCAAATCGGCTTCCTGAAAGCGTTCCGCCCGTCGTGATCAACTGTCCGTAAATGTCCCGGACTCCGGAGGCGCCGGTATCATAAACAACCAGGAAATTGGTTCCGTCAAAAGCAACTGACGGGTGACGCTCGGCCAGACCTGACGTCACCGCGACCCCTGTTACGGTTCCGATAGCTCCTGCGGTCGTGATGGTATTGCCATAAACATTTCCGGAGGGATCTGTGCCAAAATCTTCCCAGGCAATTAGATATCTTCCAACGGTTGTATTGCTAAAAGTAATTTGGGGAAGAACAGAAGGCGGTGTCGCATTGGAAGTCACGGTTGCTACAGTCACGGCCGTACCGACTACGCCGGTTTTCGTTACGCTGATTGCCCTGACGGATGTGCCTCCATCCAGATAGGCGACGTAAAAGTTGGTACCGTCGTAGGCGATGGAAGGAACCTGTTGATTGCCCGCACCTCCGGCTATGGTAAAGGTGGTCCCCATCACGGCATTGGTCGCGCTGTAAGAAACAAAAGTCCCGATAATATCCTGATCGGTTCCGTTAAAAGATTGATAGACCACCAGGAATTGTCCGGCGGCATAGTTTGCAACTGAAGGGAATATCTGGTCATTGGTCGAAGCATTGATTGCAAACGGGGCAACAATTAAATTTCCGTTTGAGTCAAATACTTTTCCGTAGATATCGATTGAACTGGAAGTACCGCTGGAGTTTTGCCAGGAGACGAGATAATTCGCACCGTCAAAAGCCATCGATGCATTATCATCATTCCCCGTCAGCGTATCGACCTGAATGGCGTTTCCGATGAGAGAAGCGTGAGCAGTGAGAGATAGTCCGGTTAAGATCAGCCAAAAAATGAGAAGGCTTCCTGCCCCCCACCTCCACCCTCCTGGGAGTGAAGTTTTAATTTTGCTTATTTTCATTAAATCCGATATTTTTAATAAGATTTAAATTGCCGGGCAAGCTGAACCAACGGATTTAAATGCATGATTTATGCCATGAGACAGGTCTGTTTTTGGATTAGAAGACTTCCTTTCCTCCTCATAACTTATTGAAAAGAAAGCTCAATTTTTTCTCTCTTTTTCTTCTCACTCCTTTCTAAATTATACCCGATTTTAAGATTCCAGATTGCCATCTTCTTTGTCCTGTCACGGCATAAATTTTCTTCTATTTCCCCAAAAAAAATTGCCTGGCGGCGTGACCCGACAGGCAATTTACAAACCAGGAGGCTTTTTGAAAATTACTTTTTTAACTTCAAATAGGCGTTTTGCAGGCCAATAATCGTCTTGCCATCCTGAATTTGCCCGGTTTTAATCATTTCAAGGGCCTTATCAAGTGGCATTTTTTTCACTTCGAGCACTTCGCTTTCCTCCAGATTCTGAGATCCCAAAGTAAGTGACTCCGCCAGATAGATATGAATGACTTCATCGCAAAAACCGGGTGTAGTCAAAAAGGAAAGCAACTTTTGAAATGTTTCAGCCTCGTAACCGGTCTCTTCTTTCAACTCTCTTTTTGCGCACTCGAGAGGATCCTCGCCTGAATGAAGCTTACCCGCCGGAATTTCATAGAGATATCCACCGGCCGCATACCGGTATTGATAAATCAAGACGACGTTCCCATCTTCTGTAAGTGGGACGACCGCCGCGGCGCCCGGATGCCGGATGAATTCCAGTTCCATCTTGTGACCGTTTGGAAGAATGACCTGATCGAGTTCAATATTCAGAATCTTGCCTTCGTAAACCCGTTTTCGAGATATGGGCTGATTCACTTATGGGTCCTCTCCCCTTCCGTAAAAAAAAAGAAGCCCTTGATAAGGGGCTTCTTTTTAAAAACAGCAGATTCACTAATTTATTTGCCAAGGCTTCTTTCGTATGCGATGACTTCCCATCCTTCTGACTCAGTAATCTGGGCGGGAATCACAGCGATCATGGGCGTGTTGGGACTTCCATTTTTAAGCACCCACATCATTTCGCCCGGAGTTCTCAGACTGTCAAATTGTTTGTTGGTGAAATTGCGGGGTGACGGTTCCATTCCGGCAGCGGCAATTCCATCCCCTTTACCTTCGGGACCGTGACAGCTGAAACATCCCCCTTTTCCATTAAAAATTTCTTTCCCCTTCGCGATGACCGCGGCTGAAGAAATATCAACTGGAGGTTTTACAGCTTTGGCAGCGGCAATTTCGCCGGCAGGAACGCGAGGCTTGGTAACATCTTTTTCCACACCCATTGCGACCGGAGCCATAAAGCCGATTGCTAAAACTCCACCTAAAATTGCATTGGCTAATTTCATTGAACGACTCTCCTCATTAAGTAACTTGTTCTATTAATTTATTTTTTTAAATAACTACAGAAGAAATTCTTGAAAACAGTTTTTCTTATTATCCCCCCTTTCTTACAGCTCAGCGGGTGTATCTTACCTGAATGATTCCGAAAATGTCAATCATCCTCGCAACTCTTTTTTTGTTTCACTCAGGTTAACAGATTTAAGGCTCCTTTGTTTAATTAAACACGTCAAACTGAAAAAAGTTACCGTCTGGAATTTCGGGGATCCAGATAATCTCTCAGCCAGTCCCCCACCGTATTCAGAGAAAGAATGGTTAGAAAGATGGCCATCGAAGGGAAAAGTATGAGATGCGGATAAAACCTCATGCTGCTCCACCCGTCGTTGGCCATGATTCCCCAGCTTGCAGACGGAGGGGCAAGGCCCAATCCAATAAAACTGAGAGAAGACTCCGCAAGAATCGCCGCCGGAACGCGATAGGTGAGGGTGACCATTAACGGACCCAGAATATTCGGAATCATATGACGAAAAAGAAGCCGGTAATGGCTCCCCCCGAGGGCCTGTGCCGCATCAAAATAGGCCTCTCCCTTTATCCTTTGCACTTCACCCCGCACCAGTCTGGCAACAGTCACCCAACTCACAATCGACAGGGCGAAAAAGATTCCGAGAAATCCTCTCCCGAACAGAAGCATCATTAAAATGATCAGGAGAAGATCCGGAAGCGCAAAGACCACATCGACGATCCTCATCATGACCTGGTCCACTCTTTTTCCAAAATATCCGGATATTCCTCCAAAGATTGTCCCAATGAGCAGCGCGGAAGACGCCGTAGTCACTCCGATCAAGATGGAAAGTCTTCCCCCTTTCATGAGGCGGGTCAACAGATCTCTTCCCAATTTATCGGTTCCCATCCAGTGCTGACGGGTGGGTGGAGAAAGAAGGGCATGAGGATCCTGCTGGTCATATAGATAGGGAGACAAATAAGGACCCGT includes the following:
- a CDS encoding fibronectin type III domain-containing protein yields the protein MKISKIKTSLPGGWRWGAGSLLIFWLILTGLSLTAHASLIGNAIQVDTLTGNDDNASMAFDGANYLVSWQNSSGTSSSIDIYGKVFDSNGNLIVAPFAINASTNDQIFPSVANYAAGQFLVVYQSFNGTDQDIIGTFVSYSATNAVMGTTFTIAGGAGNQQVPSIAYDGTNFYVAYLDGGTSVRAISVTKTGVVGTAVTVATVTSNATPPSVLPQITFSNTTVGRYLIAWEDFGTDPSGNVYGNTITTAGAIGTVTGVAVTSGLAERHPSVAFDGTNFLVVYDTGASGVRDIYGQLITTGGTLSGSRFAISTAINDQLLPKVTYSTGAGLYFASWQDYRNSTSIADIYGARILRTGSVVESAGMVVNSNTTFQKQSPVSGNDGTNFFALWTDFRNPPSGSDIWSQKSEGPPPVLSSVTPSVNLTVGVPMTLTGNYFGDLAAGSRSTSTDYVMINGLKVSDAYFSSWMNNLISFSLPPNSNSGAVQVYSGNLGSNTISLSVQDFSLTTASSATVAQGSSGTLSLTLFSVNGFSSPVTLSVSNLPAGVSAGFNTNPVTPLSTGASATLMISSALSTLQGVYSILVTGSGGGETHTASISLYIAALPSAMTSPVTSITQNSATLNGTVNPNGQSGTAWFDYGTTIAYGISTAPFVLTSSYSITSLSTPISALTLGTTYHVRMTARNSLGTSYGGDYAFSTLATPPIVATGIPSNKTTSSVTLNGTANPNGVTGSAWFEYGTTSSYGSTTASVSISGNFENFISFNLIGLSSYSIYHFRIVASNNGGITTGLDQTYNTFTIPFYGQPDIELLSSPVTAFNGVHSSDYAGGAVANGGDVNGDGIKDFIICADQAPGPNNRLNAGACYLFFGRPPGWPSPTTLDQADLIIYGANPGDMIGHSVSIAGDLNGDGFSEIVIGAPNASPILKTTTRIQAGQVYIINGRGNFYKDYPSGIIDLAQQTVSVTISGANSFDNIGDAVTTAGDINGDFIADLVISAPKISATGVNQSGEVYIIYGKYTFPGVIDLSTTTGGADVIIGGFQTSGLSSALSISGDVNGDGINDLIVGVQGYSPFNKAGTQRYQAGGAFLFFGRKTWPTAETPLSFQNADLTFNGVSTGDQAGSAVSLGDLNKDGKADVIIGARLASPNGKPGAGSTYIVLGQAAFTSPVIELNSANVTINGVGTNDQSGRVLSSSSDLNGDGYTDLLIGAPNASPGGRSNSGSIYVILGKSVFPSVINLSTGFDTIINGAYAGDYAGSSFDATGDVNGDLLPDILIGAYSASPALKAYPFVNKFAGQAYLIFGNNQYDVVPPSVPSGIVVALVSDSQIGFTWTASTDNVAVAGYEIYRNGAKIATVGGTKFTDSNLPTNTKFNYQFAAFDLAGNKSALTAPLFVSTLADTVPPTSPTNLIATAVSPSQINLSWSPGSDDIAVAGYKVWRSVNGTTYIQIANVSGTTYSSTGLRPSSINYYYVQTYDAAGNSSLSSNVASSVTLQDTIAPSTPTALRATTISGNEIDLLWFPSSDDTGVTGYQVWRSIDNVNFTQISAVTSSLYLDTGLPSVQKYYYYVIAYDYGGNLSGRSNTAYAVNDITAPTAPATVTAAVAGPGQINVSWTPATDNSGMIYQYYIYSSTPLNGPFSLVGVVGGNLTSFSHMGLLGNRNYYYYVRAADLAENLSPVSPTAGPFTTTADATAPSAPGGLTASPAITSVGLNWTASTDNSGTIASYQVWRSTGIATCANPPVAPFVQVSPIGIPTTNSYSDAALSPSTTYSYCILALDPSNNRSVPSGTVQSTTLPDTVAPAFPTNLRATAVSETQVNLSWSPAVDNLGVSGYQVLRTTTSTTIFTVLSTTFSDIGLTPWTTYSYTVRAFDFSGNYSPSAPSVSATTLDSTRPVWPGTTGFSATAAGGASGASQINVSWPQATDNSAVAGYSIYYSTNNITFVQIGSVLGAGTTSFAAVGLQPSSTYYFYIVAFDGAGNNSLPSITVTASTIADTAPPSVPANLVVTAISDSKLGLVWTASSDNVAVAGYTISRSTSSTGPFIPLGNWPVNSYTDSFNLIASTPYYYFLVAYDAAGNVSGPSTIASGTTLGDTTPPTVPRGIVALVASSQTQVNLSWIPSLDNSGSIASYSIYRNGNLVGTSPSNSFSDLGLLPNQTYVYTISARDSGGNVSSLSAPVTAVTDVYPPSVPCGNLAAPCTSLGAPFAVAVSVSEIDISWSASIDKDLTNNGSGSGIAGYKIYRSDLVNPIGTSSASSTIFADKGLVPRTTYNYRVSAFDWGGNESALSPATVISTPQDTTPPSIPASLVASLATSRQINLDWVPSSDNDKVAGYKIYRSGVLYMYTTANSFADPGLSANTTYSYTVSAYDRSGNESAQSTAVSAATGP
- a CDS encoding NUDIX hydrolase, with translation MELEFIRHPGAAAVVPLTEDGNVVLIYQYRYAAGGYLYEIPAGKLHSGEDPLECAKRELKEETGYEAETFQKLLSFLTTPGFCDEVIHIYLAESLTLGSQNLEESEVLEVKKMPLDKALEMIKTGQIQDGKTIIGLQNAYLKLKK
- a CDS encoding cytochrome c, with product MKLANAILGGVLAIGFMAPVAMGVEKDVTKPRVPAGEIAAAKAVKPPVDISSAAVIAKGKEIFNGKGGCFSCHGPEGKGDGIAAAGMEPSPRNFTNKQFDSLRTPGEMMWVLKNGSPNTPMIAVIPAQITESEGWEVIAYERSLGK
- a CDS encoding ABC transporter permease, with amino-acid sequence MLAVSVCFLVLLSGMTLTGPYLSPYLYDQQDPHALLSPPTRQHWMGTDKLGRDLLTRLMKGGRLSILIGVTTASSALLIGTIFGGISGYFGKRVDQVMMRIVDVVFALPDLLLIILMMLLFGRGFLGIFFALSIVSWVTVARLVRGEVQRIKGEAYFDAAQALGGSHYRLLFRHMIPNILGPLMVTLTYRVPAAILAESSLSFIGLGLAPPSASWGIMANDGWSSMRFYPHLILFPSMAIFLTILSLNTVGDWLRDYLDPRNSRR